The Deltaproteobacteria bacterium genome includes the window AAGCGAGATCGACGGCACGCCCACGAGCTTGTGGGGGTGCACCTTGCAGTAGTCGATGAGCCAGTCGTTGGCGAGCTCGAAGCAGGCTTCCTGAAGCTCCGCGTCCTCCAGGGCGAACAGGCGGAGGCCCAGGGTCGGGTACAGCACCTCGGCGGACACTCCGTCCACCGCCATCTCCTCGACCCGCGCCCTGGGATCGTGGCCGCCGGGCTTCTCGCCGATGGCGTTCCGCGGCGGGAACTCGGGATAGCGGCCCTTGAAGCTCTCCGGAAGATTCTTCACCCACAGGTCCGTGGGCTCCATGATGTGGGAGTCCGCGGATACGATGATCTCGGTGGCAGGGTCCAACTCGGGGTTGGTGGTCGTAGGCATGCTTACGCTCAAGTTTCGATCCTCCTGTTCTTTTTGTTCAGCTACTTCTTATGCTTTTTTGGGCTGATTTGTCCACCGCTTGGGCGGAGCCAGCAGGATCGGCTCCGCCTACTTCCGATTCCACTTCGGGTCCCGTCAACCCGGACCAGCCCCGGGGTTCCAGTTGCCGCGGGAGGGGGTGTGTTCGGGGCTCCCGCGTGGACAATCTCCCCTAACCATTCTAGACTGCTACCGACGGCGTCTGACTTTTCAGAAGACATGGAAATGGTTGAGTTAGACGGTACCGCTGTGACCAGGCTTTGCCGCGCTTGAAGGAGGTAGCCCATGGCTAGAACAGCGAAGCCGACCCGGGAGATCATTCAGAATGTCGTAGACAAGAACTACGCGGCATTCCGCAAGCAACTCCCGACACTTCTGGCGACTCACCAAGGTCAGTTCGCCCTCCTACGCGACGAGCAGATCATAGACTTCTTCGGGACGGCAACAGAGGCGGCCGCATATGCCCAGAGCAACTTTGATGATGATCTGTATTCCGTCCAAGAGGTGACGGATACGGCGATTGATCTCGGGTGGTTCTCGCATGCCGTCCATTAGGAAGAGTTTCGATCCGCGAATCGGACCCGTCATCACTTTTGGGATAGCCAAACCCCACCCTTCCGCAAAGCCACGGCCAAGCCCCCTGCACCAGGATGCGGTGGGCGTGAACGCGCTGGTGGACACTGGCGCCACCAGGACTTGCGTTACGGCGGAGATTGCCCGGAAAGCCGGCCTGCGAGTCATGGGGAAGACCCCCATCAGTTCGGTGCATGGAACCGAAGATGCAAACGTCTACGTCGCCGACATCCTGTTGTTCGTCGATCTTCGTCTATGCGACTTCCGAATGACCAAGAAGCATGAGTTCATCCTGAGCCATTAGTTAGGCGCTCCTGCTACATCGCCCCTTTCGCTCTCCGACCCGACTCCTTTGCGTCGCTGCGTCTCGAGTGTCCTCCTCCCATGCAACCACGACGCCAGTGTGCTATGAGGAGTCCAGCAATGCGGCCGGAGCACCCCCGGCCGCGAAATCCATCATCGGAGGCAACCCATGACGACCATGATCACGGGCGCGGGGCTGGTGGGCTCCCAGATCGCGCGCATCCTCGTGCAGCAGGGCGAGAAGCCGGTGCTGTTCGACATCGCACCCAACCTTACCGCGCTGGCGGACGTTGTCGACGTGGGCAGCGTGGCCCTGTTCCGCGGCGACCTGTTGAATCCTTTCGACCTCGGCAAGGTCATCCAGGAGCACGGGGTCACGCGCATCGTCCACACCGCCGCCTATCCCAACCTCGGCACGGGCGCCCAGGAGAACCCGTACGGCGCCATCCAGGTCAACATCATGGGTACCGCCAACGTGTTGGAGGCGGCGCGCCTCCACGGCGCGGAGCGGGTGGTCATGATCAGCACCGCGGCGGTGGCCCGGGGCGTGGCCGGGGGCGAGGACAACGGCGACCGCAGCAAGGAAGAGGCGCTGCCACGGCCCAACTCCTTCTACTCCGCCACCAAGTGGGCGGGCGAGAACCTGGGCTACAACTACGCGCGCTCCCACGGCGTCGATTTCCGCGCCGTGCGCTTCCCCAACGTCTGCGGCCCCTGGATCCCCGGCGGCGGCGGCCGCCCCAGCGCCATGTTCCGCACGCTGGTGGAGAAGTCGGTGGACGGCGTCGAGCACACCATCCCGCCCGGCGTCATGGAATGGCTCTATTCCAAGGACGCGGCCCGGGGCGTGGTGCTGGCCCTCCAGACCGAGGGCGTCAAGAGCCGCGTCTTCAACCTCGGCGTGGGCAAGCCCTACGACAACCAGGAACTCATCGACATCTTCAAGCAGACGGTCCCCGGCGCCAAGCTCAGCATCGACGAGAGCGTGGCCACGTCACAGACATCGTCGGTCTTCCTGGACATCACCCGGGCTCAGACGGAGCTGGGCTTCGACGCCGAGTACGACATCCCGGCGGCAGTTTCGGACTTCGTGGGGTGGTACCGGCGGCTCAAGGGGAAGGGAAACTGAGGACGACGCCCATGACGGATTCAAACGACTACGTACCCCCGAAGGTCTGGAAATGGGAACGCGAGAACGGCGGCCGGTTCGCGAACGTCAACCGGCCCGTCGCCGGCGCCACCCATGAGAAGGAGCTGCCGCGAGGCAAGCACGCCTTCCAGCTCTACTCGCTGGGAACGCCCAACGGCGTGAAGGTGACGATCATGCTGGAGGAGTTGCTGGCGGCCGGCCACGCCGGCGCGGAGTACGACGCCTGGCTCATCAACATCCGCGAGGGCGACCAGTTCGGCTCCGGGTTCGTCGCCATCAATCCCAACTCCAAGATCCCGGCGTTGGTGGACTACTCCATGCCCACGCCCACGCGGGTGTTCGAGTCGGGCTCGATCCTCCTTTACCTGGCCGACAAGTTCGGCGCCTTCGTGCCGGACGACCCGTCGGAGCGCGCCGAGTGCCTGTCCTGGCTGTTCTGGCAGATGGGTTCCGCGCCGTACCTCGGCGGCGGCTTCGGCCATTTCTACGCCTACGCCCCCTACAAGATGGAGTACCCCATCGACCGCTTCACCATGGAGGTGAAGCGCCAGCTCGACGTCCTCGACAAGCGCCTCGCCGAGAACCGCTACGCGGCCGGCGACACCTACACCATCGCCGACATGGCCATCTGGCCCTGGTACGGCATCCTCACCACCGGCAGCCTCTACGGCGCCGCCGAGTTCCTGGACATCCAGACCTACACCCACGTCCTGCGCTGGTTCGACGAAATCGCGGCGCGCGACGCAGTGAAACGCGGGCGCATCGTCAACAAGAGCAGCGGTCCGCTCGACCAGCAGCTCCGTGAGCGGCACGACGCCTCCGACTTCGAGTTGCGCACGCAGGACAAGATCGAGGCGGCCGAGTAGCACGCCGGGTCCGCCGGGCAAGCCCCTGGACCGAGGCAAGGACAAGATGGCGGTTGTCGTAGAGCCCGGTGGCGACGTGCATCGGGACTCGGCCGTCAGTTGGCGCCGTTTGTTCGCCGTATTCTGGCGCATCGGGATACTGTCCTTTGGCGGTCCGGCCGCGCAGATCGCGCTCATGCACCGTGTCCTGGTGGAGGAGGAACGGTGGCTCGACGAGCCAAGATTCCTGGGCGCGCTGAGCTTCTGCATGCTGCTGCCCGGCCCCGAGGCCATGCAACTCGCCACCTACTCGGGGTGGCAGCTTCGCGGCGTGCCCGGCGGGTTGGTGGCAGGCCTCTTGTTCGTGGTGCCGGGCGCGCTGGTGGTGCTCGGGCTGGCGATGCTCTACGCGGTCGGGGGCGACCTGCCGCTGGTGGCCGCGCTGTTCCTGGGGATCAAGGGCGCGGTCCTGGTCATCGTCATCGAGGCCCTGCTGAGGGTGGCGAACAGAGCGCTGCATTCAGCCGTGCACTGGATCGTCGCGGGCTTGGCGTTCGTGGGAATCTTCTTTCTGTCGGTCCCGTTCCCCGTCATTATCCTGGTAGCCGCCCTGGCCGGATTTCTCCTGCTGGGCGGCCGGAGCACCGGACAGACCGGGTCCGGGCCGGGCGGCGCGCCGCTGTCCGGTACGGCGCGGACGGTGGCGTTGTGGATGGTTGTGTGGTGGGCTCCGGTGCTGCTGCTGGTGGCGGTGGGCGGCTACGACATCCTGGTGCAGCTCGGCAACTTCTTCTCCCGCCTGGCGGTGGTCACCTTCGGCGGCGCCTACGCGGTGCTGGCCTATCTGGCACAGGACGTCGTGACCCATCACGGCTGGTTGACCGCCGGCGAGATGATGGACGGCCTGGGGCTGGCGGAAACCACCCCGGGGCCGCTGATCCTTGTCACGGAGTTCGTCGGCTACATCGCGGGGTACAGGGCGGGCGGGCTCAGCATGGGCATCGCCGGCGCGTTGGTCACGCTCTGGGTCACCTTCGCGCCATGTTTCCTGTGGATATTCGCGGGCGCGCCCTACATTGAGCAACTCACGGCCCAGCCGCGCCTGAATGGCGCCCTGGAGGCGATTACGGCGGCGGTGGTGGGCGTCATTCTCAACCTGTCCATCTGGTTCAGCCTGCACGTCCTGTTTGCCGAGCTGTCGTCCCGGCGAAGCGGCCCGTTCAAGCTCCTGGTGCCGGACTTGTACTCCCTGGACTGGCGCGTCCTGGCGGTCGGCGCCGTCAGCGCGATCATGCTCCTCTGGCTACACCAGTCTCTCATGAGAACCCTGGGTGTCGCGGCGCTGATGGGTCTCGGTTTCGGGGCGATGGGCTACCTCGCCGGATGACGGAACAGGCAGGGGGACACCTCACTACTCAAAGGTTGTACAATGCTCGGGCGTTCTGACGCCACGTAAGCGAGGACCGGCCTTCAGCAGCGTATCGCTTGGTTGTCGATCCTGCCCAAGAGTTGCTCGATTATGTCGCTCGCCTCGCGTTGTCGTCGCAGCCGGTCCTCACGTTGATCAGGATCGTTACCCTCGCCTAGTTCGAAACGAGCGACCGCGACCGGCCCGTCCTTTTGGTAGCCCTCGACTTGCTTGTCCCCCGCGAAGCGATCGCGAAGGACCTCCAAGGCGTTCCGAATGATCTTGCGGTGCTCGCCGGTGAGGGCTTCGTTGAACATCTCCGCGACTCGATCCGGACCGTCAGGCGCCCACTCGATGCAGTAAATCAGATCGTGCGCGTCCTTGCGTTCGAAGCGGTCGTCGTAGGCAAAAGCCTTCAAGCAAGTGAAGCTTACCAGGTTGGCGTGTTTGATCTTCTCGGTCGCGATCCCTGCGCCGTCGAGTAGTTCGGCCTGAACTGCGGTGGTTTCGTGAAGGTCAAATACGATGGATGCGTGCGGGATGTTGAGTGCCGAAATACTGCCGTCCGTGGGCAGTGGCCGGACCTTGCCGCCAGCGATTTCGGGCGCGTCCGCTAACAGTTCGAGTACCACGGGCTCGCCCCGTTCGGTACGCTTCTCCCAGCGCCAGGAGACTTTCTGGCCGCTGTCGTTCGTCGCCCGCTCAAACCCCATCCTGCGCAGATTTTCCTCAAGTGTGTGATAACCGTCGGTGTCGGTCAGGATTTGTAGCTCGATGACGGTGTCGACGTCGACCGTGCCGGCATGTGGCTCCACGGCCGGTGGCTTGGCCGGTACTAGGTAGCGGGGCGTCAGTCCGCCGACGAGAAAGATACTTTCTTTCCATGGGCCTAGTCCGCGTAGCAGGGTTATAAGGATACGCTCACAATCGAGTGTTTGCGCAGTGCTGTACCCGGTGATGGTCGGAGGCTTCGCCATCAAAAACCAATCCGCTCACGGCGCAGGTGGTCCGCCAGTTCCTTCGTGCGCCCTTCGCCGTGCGCCAAATCGAGATAAGCCTGGACCGGACTGGCCAGCCAAACTCCGTCCAGTTGATTGCGAAACAACAATTCGTCCAACGACTGGACGTCAATCACCGCCAAGTTCATTCCCTCGCTGACAACACGGGCATCAAGCTCGCGGAGGGCTTGTTCTGCGATTTGCCCGGCCAAGAGTCGGCAGCGGACTCGTGAGACGGCCGACAGGAACGGAGCATAACGTTGGGCCGCTGCTTCG containing:
- a CDS encoding aspartyl protease family protein translates to MNALVDTGATRTCVTAEIARKAGLRVMGKTPISSVHGTEDANVYVADILLFVDLRLCDFRMTKKHEFILSH
- a CDS encoding NAD(P)-dependent oxidoreductase, whose amino-acid sequence is MTTMITGAGLVGSQIARILVQQGEKPVLFDIAPNLTALADVVDVGSVALFRGDLLNPFDLGKVIQEHGVTRIVHTAAYPNLGTGAQENPYGAIQVNIMGTANVLEAARLHGAERVVMISTAAVARGVAGGEDNGDRSKEEALPRPNSFYSATKWAGENLGYNYARSHGVDFRAVRFPNVCGPWIPGGGGRPSAMFRTLVEKSVDGVEHTIPPGVMEWLYSKDAARGVVLALQTEGVKSRVFNLGVGKPYDNQELIDIFKQTVPGAKLSIDESVATSQTSSVFLDITRAQTELGFDAEYDIPAAVSDFVGWYRRLKGKGN
- the yghU gene encoding glutathione-dependent disulfide-bond oxidoreductase, whose translation is MTDSNDYVPPKVWKWERENGGRFANVNRPVAGATHEKELPRGKHAFQLYSLGTPNGVKVTIMLEELLAAGHAGAEYDAWLINIREGDQFGSGFVAINPNSKIPALVDYSMPTPTRVFESGSILLYLADKFGAFVPDDPSERAECLSWLFWQMGSAPYLGGGFGHFYAYAPYKMEYPIDRFTMEVKRQLDVLDKRLAENRYAAGDTYTIADMAIWPWYGILTTGSLYGAAEFLDIQTYTHVLRWFDEIAARDAVKRGRIVNKSSGPLDQQLRERHDASDFELRTQDKIEAAE
- the chrA gene encoding chromate efflux transporter, yielding MAVVVEPGGDVHRDSAVSWRRLFAVFWRIGILSFGGPAAQIALMHRVLVEEERWLDEPRFLGALSFCMLLPGPEAMQLATYSGWQLRGVPGGLVAGLLFVVPGALVVLGLAMLYAVGGDLPLVAALFLGIKGAVLVIVIEALLRVANRALHSAVHWIVAGLAFVGIFFLSVPFPVIILVAALAGFLLLGGRSTGQTGSGPGGAPLSGTARTVALWMVVWWAPVLLLVAVGGYDILVQLGNFFSRLAVVTFGGAYAVLAYLAQDVVTHHGWLTAGEMMDGLGLAETTPGPLILVTEFVGYIAGYRAGGLSMGIAGALVTLWVTFAPCFLWIFAGAPYIEQLTAQPRLNGALEAITAAVVGVILNLSIWFSLHVLFAELSSRRSGPFKLLVPDLYSLDWRVLAVGAVSAIMLLWLHQSLMRTLGVAALMGLGFGAMGYLAG
- a CDS encoding antitoxin, with translation MAKPPTITGYSTAQTLDCERILITLLRGLGPWKESIFLVGGLTPRYLVPAKPPAVEPHAGTVDVDTVIELQILTDTDGYHTLEENLRRMGFERATNDSGQKVSWRWEKRTERGEPVVLELLADAPEIAGGKVRPLPTDGSISALNIPHASIVFDLHETTAVQAELLDGAGIATEKIKHANLVSFTCLKAFAYDDRFERKDAHDLIYCIEWAPDGPDRVAEMFNEALTGEHRKIIRNALEVLRDRFAGDKQVEGYQKDGPVAVARFELGEGNDPDQREDRLRRQREASDIIEQLLGRIDNQAIRC